In Myripristis murdjan chromosome 18, fMyrMur1.1, whole genome shotgun sequence, the sequence CAGGCCAAGATAATACATTAACATCAAATTCACGCTACAGAGATAATAAATTAAGATTAAATACACTGatatagctaaaaaaaaaagttctccaaATGTacgtttaaccctcctgttatgttcacgtTTTTGTGAAGTGTCGATCTCACCGAGTTCACCTCAGTTTTTCAGACAAAAGGAATGACACTTGTGGTATGGATGGTCGCAGGGATTCATTTAATATCGcaattcgtttttttttttttttttttacaccacttTATGTTGTGTTGCAGTTTTGCGTTGTGATACACTGAAGTTTGAAATATCGCCATAccagtaacagcagcagtagtaagGTGTGTGTGCCCCTCCTTCACCTGACATATGGTAGCTGGATTGAGCCTGCCACACTGGATgtgcatcactgtgtgtgtgtgtgtgtgtgtgtgtgtgtgtgtgtgtgtccacctctgtttatgtatacatgtacaAATATCCGTGCAAATGTGTGTTCTTGTAAAAATCGAGCCAGTGCCAAAGCTCTTTTGCAAATGTAGCTGCAGtgatgtgtgtttacctgtgttaactggatgtgtgtgtgtgtgtgtgtgtgtgtcctcatccTAGGCTGACATATGGTCACTGGGTATCACCGCCATCGAGCTCGCCAAGGGTGAACCTCCCAACTCCGACATGCACCCGATGCGCGTGCTGTTCCACATCCCCAAGTCTGCGCCCCCCGTCCTGAGCGGGGATTTCTCCAAGAGCTTCAAGGAGTTCACCGAGTCCTGCCTCAACAAGGACCCGGCCTTCgtaagcagcacacacacacacacttacacacacacaggtacttCCTGACGCAGATGCAAAGTTCACACACTGGGTGGATTTTGTTAGAAAACGGTGACACCCAATCGTGCAGGAAGAGTCGACGGGACAAACTTCGAGCAAACCGTCCGTGtgtcaggtgaaaaaaaaaaccacaacaggaagaaagaaagaaaaaaaaaaaaacagccttgttaACTTCAGAGCTCCTCCAGTGCGGTTTCAAAAGGGCATATTCTCTATAATGTATCATAACCCGTTTCCGCGCGACGCCGGATGCTGCGGCGAAGTGTCGCGTGGTGAGAAACTGTTCAGAGGAAAAGTCTTTGAGCTCTCATCGACTCTGGATTGCTCAAAATAAATGAACCCCCTACGCCGAGAGGCAGCTGTGGCAATttaggaaagaaagaaaaagtcgGGTTTTAAGGCAAGAACACccaaaaaatgcacatttgtacCATCTTGCCATTTGCACTGTCGGAAGTGAGGAGGCGGGTTTCACATGAtggcagaaaaagaaagcagGGAGGggttttcaaaaaatgttttgaagctTTATTGAAGCTTACTCATGTAGCATAAAGAACACAAGTAAAGATAATGCAGCTTTCTGGTGTAAGAAATAGaataatacaaaatgaaactacaaattttcaaggtttttctttctttctttccccatTTCCTTCACCTCAaggcagctctcctctccattAGAGCTCGGTTTGATTCAGCAGCTTgttgctgccccctgctggacgagcagtgcagtttcagcgcctctctgtccctcagcccttctttttaaaaatcctgTCGGTCTTGTTCTTGCTCGCTCGTCGACATTCTTGAAGCACAAGTCAAATATCAAACGCTGAATGAATAATTCTTCATGTCTGAGTCAGCAGGAACATACAAGGAAACCCAGTTACAAATGAGTGTTTCCTTATTAAGCACTATCTTCTAGttttgaggggggaaaaattcACTGGTTATCGATATGGCAGCCACTGTGGTGAATTTTTGAGCTAGAATGAAAATGTGTGGATTATGCACCGCTTTTCACACCAACATGACAATGCAAAAGTACTCAGGAAGCCACTTTCTTAAACaaataactttattaaaaaCATTCAACATTATTATACATTGTCAACCAACAGTTTAGAAATGAAtcctgagaaaataaagaacaatgCAACAACTGCACAATATTGTTGACcttttaaataaagaataagaatttgttttaaaaatgtttgctgtgaaattacagtgaaatggctcctatgggGGCGAACGTCATCACACATGACTccaatgtggctcattgaatccacaagagtctcagctttccagtcaaagccaatttatgcagctccaagactgtttaggccccagtctgcacaaacacaccattttacaacaggccacaagaacacatgtggactgcagggtttgtggcccaaactgcatgatgggattagcagaaggtgggcatgtctgcaaaggggagagccgagggtacccagagaacccattttcattcagatatctggaggtcagaggtcaagggaccccgagTTTCCCCTCGCCAAACTTTATCTCAACTTTGGACCTACTTGATATGCTTGGTACAAGAAATTGAGCCTGCTACGAACATACGCCAATACTGTTAAAGTACTGTTAAGTTGCCAAAAGCTGGAAGTTTTCAGGGTATTTTCTGCAGTACTCCCCTCCAGCAGGACTTTAGTTCCTCTTGTAGGGTAACAGTAGTGTCTGGAGCCTGAAGACCAACCAGCGGTGCAGCaaaatgtcctgaaaatgtCCCGCTTGTTGGACCTGAAATAACTATGGCTCTAGATAGCTGACACTGCGGTAGAGCTCACTTGGTGACACTGTTGAAGCTTGTGGCATTAAAGTTGATGTGAGAACGGCATCAAATTGGCCTCAAAGCCCGGCACGCCTCCTCTGGGCTCGGTTGAGGCCGGCGGAGGGTTATCAGGTGCCGATGAGCCGCCAATCAAACAGGCggtgggaggaataaaaactgcactgcaaaaagtccaaatcttaccaagattatttgtcttatttcaagtaaaaatgtcttatttctagtcaaaatatctcattacacttaaaataagacctgatcagctcagaaataacttgtctttagacaattttcaagtttcaagtgaaaatctacttgaaacaagtgaaaattagcttgaaacaagaaacaaattttgccaatggaacaagcaaattttacttgtgacacaagtgaacaattttgcttgttccattggcaaaatttgtttcttgtttcaagtaaattttcacttgaaacaagtgaaaattgtctaaagacaagttatttctgagctgatcatgacttattttaagaaataagacatttttacttgaaataagacaaataatcttggtaagatttggactttttgcagtgtgagtcgATGTTTTGATTGGATCAGTCGGCTCTTACATGTGGACATGTGGATGTAACAGCCTTTAATCCCCGTCAGAGcaggagaaatcagctgataggCCACTGAGTTCTGTAAAGGTGTGTTTTCGGTTCCGGTAAAGGTGTGTTTTCCATCCgtcctcttcctgtcccccGCAGAGGCCGACAGCCAAGGAGCTGCTCAAGCACAAGTTCATCGTCAAACACTGTAAGAAGACGTCCTACCTCAGCGAGCTGATCGACAGGTACCGGCGGTGGAAGGAGGAGGGCCACAGCGACAGCAGCTCCGACGACTCCGACGGGTACGGGACGCtgccctcgctctctcctccctctttaaTCCATATTTACCCATTCTGtttttgagtttatttaaaggctcattagtttttattttgttttgacgttttgttttcagtttcagtttagttttaattcgTTCGGTTTGctagttcagtttttattttttggaaatgcttagttttagtttagtgttTATTAGCTGCAGTGTTAGTTGTTGgcttttagttagttttgtaagcaCACAACACAATTAGTTATCATTTTCGTTGTTGTTaagctttgttttcattttaatttcagttgacaaaatgttttttcacgCCTAGTTTTCCTTATTTGgttctgctgtcttttttttcctctgctggattttcttctatttttatcGATGCTCACATAACAGGGATCATTACGGTttaatttatcatattttacctataaaacaaaatatgctcaGGTCTAAAAACAATCTAAAGATGCAGTGTGAATAAagttaacagtgtgtgtgtgtttgactgacagaaaTTGTGTATTTAACTGAATACTACAGTCTGTGGCTTGGTTTGCACAACCAGCTAATaaggtttctgtgtgtgtgtgtgtgtgtgtgtgtgtgtgtgtgtccagtgagTCCAGTAACAAGGAGAACAGCCAGTCTCCAGAATGGAGCTTCACCACCGTCCGCAAGAAGAAGACAGAGGGCAGGAAGGTGCTTAATGGGACGgtcagtactgtgtgtgtgtgtgtgtgtgtgtgtgtgtgtgtgtgtgtgtgtgtgtgtgtgtgtgtgtgtgcgcgcatgtgtaaGCACCCCAAGAAAGTTAAATATATCACCTGCCTGCTTCCAAACAGTCTGGAGACACCGTTATTGGTAAAATCCTATCGACTGTGTGTCCTGTTGCTCAGCCGATCAGTTTTCTATCAGTCAGCGACACAAAATCACAGATCAGTTATTGATAACGCCACCAGCTGTGACCCGAGCTCCTACAGTCCTGGAAGTCCTGGAAAGTTATGGAATTTGAACACTGGGACACGTGGAAAattgcaaattattttttaaaattttggaaaagtctggaaattTTCAATAATGGCGCaaagtttgtattttttataactTGTTGATAAAATTTGCAGGAGAAATGTGgatgaaaatgagactaaactGTAGATGGTCTGCAAAGTTTCTGCTGGgaagaagaatttttttttctttaatcttaAAAGTTATTTTACACTGCAGGAGTACAGCCATGAAATTTTTTTatgaaataatttaattgtAAAATAATTGGAGGAAACCTTATGACCATTGTCTAgagttaagttttttttttttttttttttttttttttatcaatatccattttgtaaaatgttgTTTCTGCAGCTGCATCAGTTAGTATTTCAAAGCAGATGTGGTTCTAACCTCAAATTCAACGGTTATGTAAGAAAAAGGTCTCAAAATTTAAGCAACAAACatataaagtgtttttttttcctaccaaCCATCATTTGGCATGAATAAAATTCACTATTTCAAAAGGTAAATATCTATTTTGGATTTGGATTGGATCTGTATTACATGCAGAACCTGCTCTTTTGCCAAATTTGATCTCctcattgttttttgttctcctcTATTTGTGcacctcccctcttcctcctcctcctcttcctcttcctctcctcaggcTCAGGATCAGCTGAGTAAATCCACCAGCCTGACAACAGTCATCTCCCCCGTCTTCACTGAGGTTagtgcacacatgaacacacacacacacacacggacacacagacacatggacacacagagCACTAAGTCTAAATACACTCATTAAAACGCTCATATGgattgatgttttcattttgcattttgcatattGGATCAATGATCATCAAATTGATAAATGGAGCCATGTTACACCCTTACCGACTGAACAAGTTAGGGCATACAACcactggaaatgtgtgtgtttgtgtgtgtgtgtgtgtgtgtgtcagcctatGAACACCACTCTCTACAGACTGGCATcagccaggctgtgtgtgtatgggtataATATTagtaaaatatttacacattttggatttttttgatAAATCCATGGTCGGGATTACGTGAAATCAGGCCAGTAAATTATTTCGGTGTGACCTAATTTGGCTTTTGcgaaaagtgaaaaatgattgAAGGATTGAGTTAAGGTGGTTCATTATTTTGAAcagtctgttttctgtttttttgttgtttgtttgttttttgtcaacccccctcctctgtagttgaagcagcagcacaaagacCACTCTGAGCAGCGGCTGGCGATCGAGGAGCTGGAGCGCAACATCCGATTGGCCGAGGACGTCTGCCCGGGCATCACTGATAGGATGGTGACGCACATCATCGCCAGGTACCAGAAGTACGTTCATTTTGCGTGTCTCTTTTCACCCGTAggcctctttttgtttttcaaactttgtgtcttacattcattctctcgtctttattttttatttgactcaTGTTCCTCCTTTGTTTCTTGTTGCCCTTTGttcctctttcttttattcattttctttctttctctgccagTGTCAGCTTTATTCTGTCATTTATGTATCACTGccctttcttttgatttttcctcctcttttcataTCTGCagtttctctttatttcattttcccatcattaTTTGTCTTGTCTGTTGTTCTCTTTCTTGATCGGATCTGTCTCTAATCCTTAATTGTTTTTAACGCCGCCGCTCCCAGGGCTGGTTTTCTCACGGCTGTgtggccgagctttgttcaaacgcACAAAACCTTTTAGAATTAAAAAATCTTAACGGAGATCCctaagatcccaaacatgtcccGCTGGATTACAGGGACATGTGGctaaatgatgcacaagacatgtagatattttctctttgttgtgATGCTGCGGCCGTAAGACAGTGGCACC encodes:
- the LOC115376136 gene encoding serine/threonine-protein kinase 26-like isoform X1 — protein: MEVPGMQSTQIDPEELFTKLDRIGKGSFGEVFKGIDNRTQSVVAIKTIDLEEAEDEIEDIQQEITVLSQCDSPYITKYYGSYLKGSKLWIIMEYLGGGSALDLLRAGPFDEHEIATMLKEILKGLDYLHSEKKIHRDIKAANVLLSEHGQVKLADFGVAGQLTDTQIKRETFVGTPFWMAPEVIQQSAYDSKADIWSLGITAIELAKGEPPNSDMHPMRVLFHIPKSAPPVLSGDFSKSFKEFTESCLNKDPAFRPTAKELLKHKFIVKHCKKTSYLSELIDRYRRWKEEGHSDSSSDDSDGESSNKENSQSPEWSFTTVRKKKTEGRKVLNGTAQDQLSKSTSLTTVISPVFTELKQQHKDHSEQRLAIEELERNIRLAEDVCPGITDRMVTHIIARYQKFSAN
- the LOC115376136 gene encoding serine/threonine-protein kinase 26-like isoform X2; protein product: MEVPGMQSTQIDPEELFTKLDRIGKGSFGEVFKGIDNRTQSVVAIKTIDLEEAEDEIEDIQQEITVLSQCDSPYITKYYGSYLKGSKLWIIMEYLGGGSALDLLRAGPFDEHEIATMLKEILKGLDYLHSEKKIHRDIKAANVLLSEHGQVKLADFGVAGQLTDTQIKRETFVGTPFWMAPEVIQQSAYDSKADIWSLGITAIELAKGEPPNSDMHPMRVLFHIPKSAPPVLSGDFSKSFKEFTESCLNKDPAFRPTAKELLKHKFIVKHCKKTSYLSELIDRYRRWKEEGHSDSSSDDSDGESSNKENSQSPEWSFTTVRKKKTEGRKVLNGTAQDQLSKSTSLTTVISPVFTELKQQHKDHSEQRLAIEELERNIRLAEDVCPGITDRMVTHIIARFSAN